A part of Escherichia marmotae genomic DNA contains:
- the arcB gene encoding aerobic respiration two-component sensor histidine kinase ArcB produces MKQIRLLAQYYVDLMMKLGLVRFSMLLALALVVLAIVVQMAVTMVLHGEVESIDVIRSIFFGLLITPWAVYFLSVVVEQLEESRQRLSRLVQKLEEMRERDLSLNVQLKDNITQLNQEIAVREKAEAELQETFGQLKIEIKEREETQIQLEQQSSFLRSFLDASPDLVFYRNEDKEFSGCNRAMELLTGKSEKQLVHLKPADVYSPEAAAKVIETDEKVFRHNVSLTYEQWLDYPDGRKACFEIRKVPYYDRVGKRHGLMGFGRDITERKRYQDALERASRDKTTFISTISHELRTPLNGIVGLSRILLDTELTAEQEKYLKTIHVSAVTLGNIFNDIIDMDKMERRKVQLDNQPVDFTSFLADLENLSALQAQQKGLRFILEPTLPLPHQIITDGTRLRQILWNLISNAVKFTQKGQVTVRVRYDEGGMLHFEVEDSGIGIPQDELDKIFAMYYQVKDSHGGKPATGTGIGLAVSRRLAKNMGGDITVTSEQGKGSTFTLTIHAPSVAEEVDDAFDEDDMPLPALNVLLVEDIELNVIVARSVLEKLGNTVDVAMTGKAALEMFKPGEYDLVLLDIQLPDMTGLDISRELTKRYPREDLPPLVALTANVLKDKQEYLNAGMDDVLSKPLSVPALTAMIKKFWDTQDDEESTMTTEESGKSEALLDIPMLEQYLELVGPKLITDGLAVFEKMMPGYVSVLESNLTAQDKKGIVEEGHKIKGAAGSVGLRHLQQLGQQIQSPDLPAWEDNVGEWIEEMKEEWRHDVEVLKAWVAKAAKK; encoded by the coding sequence ATGAAGCAAATTCGTTTGTTGGCGCAGTACTATGTTGACCTGATGATGAAGTTAGGTCTGGTGCGCTTCTCAATGCTACTGGCGCTGGCGCTGGTGGTGCTCGCCATTGTGGTTCAAATGGCGGTGACCATGGTGCTGCATGGTGAAGTTGAAAGTATTGATGTTATCCGTTCCATCTTCTTTGGTTTGTTGATTACACCGTGGGCGGTTTACTTTCTTTCGGTAGTGGTGGAGCAACTGGAAGAATCACGGCAACGTCTGTCCCGGCTGGTGCAAAAGCTGGAGGAGATGCGCGAGCGCGATCTGAGCCTCAACGTACAACTGAAAGATAATATTACCCAGCTTAATCAGGAAATTGCCGTTCGTGAAAAAGCAGAAGCTGAATTGCAGGAAACCTTCGGTCAGTTGAAAATTGAAATCAAAGAGCGCGAAGAGACGCAGATTCAGCTCGAACAGCAATCCTCATTCTTACGTTCCTTCCTTGATGCTTCACCCGACCTGGTTTTTTATCGTAACGAAGATAAAGAGTTTTCCGGCTGTAATCGCGCGATGGAGCTGCTGACCGGGAAAAGTGAAAAACAACTGGTGCATCTGAAGCCTGCTGATGTTTACTCGCCGGAAGCCGCAGCAAAAGTCATTGAAACCGATGAGAAAGTGTTCCGTCATAATGTGTCGCTGACCTATGAACAGTGGCTGGATTATCCGGACGGGCGCAAAGCCTGCTTTGAAATCCGTAAAGTGCCGTACTACGACCGTGTAGGTAAACGCCACGGTTTGATGGGCTTTGGTCGCGACATTACCGAGCGTAAGCGTTATCAGGATGCGCTCGAACGCGCCAGCCGCGACAAAACTACTTTTATCTCGACAATCAGCCATGAGTTGCGTACGCCGCTGAACGGTATCGTTGGATTAAGTCGTATCTTGCTGGATACGGAACTCACCGCTGAGCAGGAAAAATATCTCAAAACTATCCATGTTTCCGCCGTCACATTGGGGAATATCTTCAACGATATTATCGACATGGATAAGATGGAGCGGCGTAAAGTTCAACTTGATAACCAGCCGGTTGATTTCACCAGCTTTCTTGCCGATCTGGAAAACCTCTCCGCATTACAGGCACAGCAAAAAGGGCTGCGTTTTATTCTGGAACCGACGCTGCCGTTGCCGCATCAGATCATTACCGACGGCACACGTTTACGCCAGATCCTGTGGAACTTAATCAGTAACGCCGTCAAATTCACTCAGAAGGGGCAAGTGACCGTTCGTGTGCGTTATGACGAAGGGGGCATGTTGCATTTTGAAGTGGAAGATTCTGGCATCGGTATTCCGCAGGATGAGCTGGATAAAATTTTTGCTATGTATTACCAGGTGAAAGACAGCCACGGCGGTAAACCTGCCACCGGCACCGGTATTGGTCTGGCGGTTTCTCGTCGGCTGGCGAAAAATATGGGGGGGGATATCACCGTCACCAGCGAACAAGGGAAAGGTTCAACCTTTACTTTGACGATCCATGCACCGTCGGTGGCGGAAGAAGTGGATGATGCGTTTGACGAAGATGATATGCCTTTACCGGCGCTGAATGTGCTGCTGGTAGAAGATATTGAACTGAACGTTATTGTTGCACGCTCGGTGCTGGAAAAGCTCGGCAATACTGTCGACGTAGCGATGACCGGTAAGGCGGCGCTGGAGATGTTTAAACCTGGCGAATACGACCTGGTGTTGCTGGATATTCAGTTACCGGATATGACCGGACTGGATATCTCTCGTGAACTGACGAAGCGTTATCCGCGCGAAGATTTACCGCCGCTGGTGGCTTTAACTGCCAATGTGCTGAAAGATAAACAAGAGTACCTCAATGCCGGAATGGATGATGTGCTGAGTAAGCCGCTTTCTGTGCCGGCGCTAACTGCGATGATCAAGAAATTCTGGGATACCCAGGATGATGAGGAAAGCACGATGACGACAGAAGAGAGCGGTAAATCGGAAGCATTGCTTGATATTCCTATGCTGGAACAGTATCTCGAACTTGTAGGGCCGAAGCTGATCACTGACGGGTTAGCGGTGTTTGAGAAAATGATGCCGGGTTATGTGAGCGTGTTGGAATCGAATCTGACGGCGCAAGATAAAAAAGGCATCGTCGAGGAAGGCCACAAAATTAAAGGTGCGGCGGGGTCAGTGGGGTTACGCCATCTGCAGCAGCTTGGTCAGCAGATCCAGTCTCCCGATCTTCCTGCGTGGGAAGATAATGTTGGTGAATGGATTGAAGAGATGAAAGAAGAGTGGCGTCACGACGTAGAAGTACTGAAAGCGTGGGTTGCGAAAGCTGCTAAAAAATGA